A genome region from Leptospira langatensis includes the following:
- the panB gene encoding 3-methyl-2-oxobutanoate hydroxymethyltransferase, with translation MRDVSKIFPKGQKPLEKKISVLTCYDFMLARILEDSGVDCILVGDTLGVVFQGQPTTLPVTLDEMIYHAKAVRRGAPNTFITVDLPFLSYQVSIEEGIRSAGKVMKESGCDAVKFEGGGPEILELIYKLERIGIPVMGHIGLTPQSVNVLGGHKIQGKAEEDKARLLSEAKGISDAGAFSIVFELMPSALSRDISAAVPIPTIGIGAGADTDGQVLVIYDFLGLNKGFRPKFLKTYMNGYEEVSGAVKNYIQEVRNGSFPGPEHSH, from the coding sequence ATGAGAGACGTCAGTAAAATATTCCCGAAAGGACAGAAGCCTCTCGAGAAGAAGATCTCGGTCCTTACTTGCTACGATTTCATGCTCGCTCGGATCCTAGAGGATTCCGGTGTGGATTGTATTTTGGTGGGTGACACTCTCGGAGTCGTTTTCCAAGGACAGCCTACCACCTTGCCGGTCACATTGGATGAAATGATCTACCATGCGAAGGCAGTTCGAAGAGGAGCTCCTAATACATTTATCACTGTAGATCTTCCTTTTTTATCCTACCAAGTATCGATCGAGGAAGGGATCCGATCCGCCGGAAAAGTAATGAAAGAAAGCGGATGCGACGCGGTGAAATTCGAGGGGGGAGGTCCTGAGATCCTGGAACTCATCTACAAATTAGAAAGGATCGGTATCCCTGTAATGGGACATATAGGTCTCACTCCTCAGTCCGTAAACGTTCTGGGTGGCCATAAGATCCAAGGTAAGGCCGAAGAAGATAAGGCTCGTTTGCTAAGCGAAGCCAAAGGGATCTCGGATGCCGGAGCCTTCTCCATTGTTTTTGAATTAATGCCTTCTGCTCTTTCGAGAGATATCTCCGCAGCGGTTCCGATTCCTACCATTGGAATTGGAGCTGGGGCTGATACGGACGGTCAGGTCCTAGTTATTTACGATTTTCTGGGACTGAACAAGGGCTTTCGTCCTAAGTTCTTGAAAACTTATATGAACGGGTACGAAGAAGTCTCGGGTGCAGTCAAAAATTATATTCAAGAAGTGCGAAATGGAAGTTTTCCGGGGCCGGAACATTCTCATTAA
- the folK gene encoding 2-amino-4-hydroxy-6-hydroxymethyldihydropteridine diphosphokinase has translation MGSKEHISILSLGTNLGKREEYLKDAVLRIGAHPEIKILKQGTPMNTEALEVTDQPDFLNQLLKISTTLAPKVLLEVLLNIENEMGRVRTRDKGPRIIDIDILTYEKIRLHEKGFHLPHHSLFTRPFILELLDELGESSVIEDFPAPSEE, from the coding sequence ATGGGATCCAAAGAACACATTTCTATTCTTTCTCTCGGCACTAATTTGGGAAAAAGAGAAGAATATCTGAAAGATGCAGTTCTTAGGATAGGGGCTCATCCGGAGATCAAGATCCTGAAGCAAGGTACTCCGATGAATACGGAAGCGTTAGAAGTAACGGACCAACCCGATTTTTTAAATCAACTCCTAAAGATCTCAACAACACTAGCGCCGAAAGTTTTGTTAGAAGTATTGCTCAATATCGAGAATGAAATGGGTCGTGTTCGCACAAGGGACAAAGGACCTAGGATCATCGATATAGATATTCTCACATATGAAAAGATCAGATTGCATGAGAAGGGATTTCATCTTCCTCACCATAGCTTATTCACTCGTCCTTTTATATTAGAACTTTTAGATGAACTTGGAGAATCTTCTGTGATTGAGGATTTTCCTGCTCCCTCGGAGGAATAA
- the zapE gene encoding AFG1/ZapE family ATPase: MNLKNLTPIREGSPTCKICEGVGFLLEENVKNSSSGVLVLCSCVGESCPCGGKAPYMVYDESQNKMLPCVCHDARIELGGIEFLVRKAGIPPRYKYRTLDRMDLNVDAPGKDGFVIAHNWAHDLIRDWGKEGIKPEGLYLWGGTGSGKTLLACAILNELILRYGTECKYAKINRDFLSTIRDSYQKESELHGMEQTIKKQFTDVEVLVLDDFGANKESDWANSQLYDLIDSRYEEEKLTILTSNISPVEWKDKAEGRIFSRLMEMAHPLHLDCPDYRLIHSVYKVE, translated from the coding sequence ATGAACTTAAAAAATTTAACTCCGATCCGAGAAGGTTCTCCTACTTGCAAAATTTGTGAAGGAGTGGGTTTTCTTTTGGAAGAGAACGTGAAAAATTCCAGTTCGGGGGTTCTTGTGCTTTGTTCCTGCGTGGGCGAGTCCTGTCCCTGCGGAGGTAAGGCTCCTTATATGGTGTATGATGAGAGCCAGAACAAAATGCTTCCTTGCGTTTGTCATGACGCAAGAATCGAGTTGGGAGGCATTGAATTCCTGGTAAGAAAAGCAGGTATTCCTCCTCGTTACAAATACAGGACCTTAGATAGAATGGACTTAAATGTCGATGCACCGGGCAAAGACGGGTTCGTTATCGCTCATAATTGGGCCCACGATCTTATACGTGATTGGGGAAAGGAAGGGATCAAGCCGGAAGGCTTGTATCTTTGGGGAGGGACCGGATCCGGAAAAACCCTTCTTGCCTGCGCCATTTTAAATGAATTAATCCTTCGATATGGGACTGAGTGTAAATACGCAAAGATCAATCGGGACTTTCTTTCTACGATCCGAGATAGCTATCAGAAAGAAAGCGAGCTTCATGGGATGGAACAGACCATCAAGAAACAATTCACTGATGTAGAAGTTCTAGTCCTGGATGATTTCGGCGCTAACAAAGAATCGGATTGGGCAAATTCCCAATTATACGATCTAATTGATTCCAGGTATGAAGAAGAAAAACTAACGATCCTTACTTCCAATATTTCTCCCGTTGAATGGAAGGATAAAGCGGAAGGAAGGATCTTTTCTAGACTGATGGAGATGGCACATCCTTTGCATTTGGATTGCCCGGACTATAGGCTTATTCATTCGGTTTATAAGGTGGAATAA
- the fcpA gene encoding flagellar coiling protein FcpA: MKVMKTIFVLLTVVGLNLSLFAQNQQGGGQDTTDAKAAADKIDELLKGELVPEDDDKNLTEEAKKRKKEIQEQEAIWKNPDFKGYDKNFQELHQLSKAFANNKFRLALTSYQSGVNTVLKMREAVEQYRKEEAEKKRLDEKWYWQKVDRKAREDRVVSRQKLEAKQQALNYFTKAINHLDEIKNPDLRERAEFKRLLSDVYRSWIVTEYDLQNLPQCIPILELYIEVNENEKEYPAHKYLASCYAFEENMIKKYGGASEDQMFKFRHKKNIHLLRATELKYGKDSPEYKHIVALINKDEVISVRP, encoded by the coding sequence ATGAAGGTGATGAAGACTATATTCGTTCTTCTGACCGTGGTCGGACTCAACCTCTCCTTGTTCGCACAGAACCAACAAGGCGGGGGGCAGGACACTACGGATGCCAAGGCAGCAGCCGATAAGATCGACGAACTGCTAAAAGGCGAGCTAGTTCCGGAAGATGACGACAAGAATCTGACGGAAGAAGCTAAGAAACGTAAAAAAGAGATCCAGGAGCAGGAAGCGATCTGGAAGAACCCTGACTTCAAAGGTTACGACAAAAACTTCCAAGAACTCCATCAGCTTTCTAAGGCTTTCGCGAACAACAAGTTCCGCCTGGCCCTAACTAGCTATCAATCCGGAGTGAATACCGTCCTCAAGATGAGGGAAGCTGTTGAACAGTACCGTAAAGAAGAGGCGGAGAAGAAGCGTTTAGACGAGAAATGGTATTGGCAAAAAGTCGACCGTAAAGCTCGCGAGGATCGCGTCGTTTCCCGTCAAAAACTGGAAGCTAAACAACAAGCATTGAATTATTTCACCAAGGCTATCAACCACTTGGACGAGATCAAAAACCCGGATTTGCGTGAGCGTGCCGAGTTTAAAAGACTTCTCTCCGATGTATATAGATCTTGGATTGTTACCGAATACGATCTACAAAACTTACCTCAGTGTATTCCTATACTGGAACTCTACATCGAGGTTAATGAAAATGAGAAAGAATACCCAGCTCACAAGTATCTTGCAAGCTGCTACGCTTTCGAAGAAAACATGATCAAGAAATACGGTGGAGCGAGCGAAGACCAAATGTTCAAATTCCGTCACAAGAAGAACATTCACCTTCTAAGAGCTACCGAGTTGAAATATGGAAAGGATTCTCCTGAATACAAACACATCGTTGCTTTGATTAACAAAGACGAAGTGATTTCGGTTCGCCCTTAA
- a CDS encoding LA_3696 family protein: protein MKQSKTEGIVMPTEEIFVVPKELRNSLGEEGTEALVGFLNQTQAGGRKFMEETISERFERRLVEETGQLRLELREETGKLRIELRAEAAKLRSEMADLKLEIKQELQSEVGKLRQELTDFKLEVKEEFKRVWIAIAELRAEMHAGFAKIQEQFTEVYKELAEIHKSINNQTKWIIAGIFGAVLPIYLALIKLIFQ, encoded by the coding sequence TTGAAACAATCTAAAACGGAAGGTATCGTAATGCCAACAGAGGAAATATTCGTCGTTCCGAAGGAATTAAGGAATAGCCTGGGAGAAGAAGGAACGGAGGCCCTAGTCGGTTTCCTGAACCAAACCCAAGCAGGAGGCAGGAAATTCATGGAAGAAACGATCTCCGAAAGATTCGAGAGAAGACTCGTGGAGGAAACCGGTCAACTCCGTTTGGAACTTCGAGAAGAAACAGGAAAATTGCGTATCGAACTTCGAGCCGAAGCTGCAAAACTTCGAAGTGAAATGGCGGATTTGAAATTGGAAATAAAACAAGAACTGCAAAGCGAAGTAGGAAAACTCCGACAAGAATTAACTGATTTTAAGCTCGAAGTAAAAGAAGAATTTAAAAGAGTATGGATCGCGATCGCGGAATTAAGAGCGGAAATGCATGCAGGATTTGCAAAGATCCAAGAACAATTTACGGAAGTATATAAAGAACTCGCTGAAATCCACAAGTCGATCAATAACCAAACCAAATGGATCATCGCCGGAATATTTGGCGCTGTGCTTCCAATCTATTTAGCACTCATCAAATTAATATTCCAATGA
- a CDS encoding flavin-containing monooxygenase yields the protein MTAQTLERPSVNQTAQAEKILDVLIIGTGFAGLCMGIRLKKAGIGSFVILEKGNGVGGTWRENTYPGAACDVQSHLYSFSFAPKSNWSRLFGPQREILDYMNDCTDRFGIRSHIRTNVEVNGARFDEKLGIWEISTANGEVYKAKAVVSGTGGLSRPVLPNIKGIDTFKGAKFHSAKWDHNYNLEGKTVAVIGTGASAIQIVPTIAPIVGTLKLFQRTPPWIIPKPDAQIGSSVKGIFKFIPPLRWLFRKAIYWINEIGVIAFAINPKLMKIIEKFAKNFIAKSIPNPELRQKLTPTYTIGCKRILLSNDYYPALNRENVELVTDGIEEITASGVKTKDGKEHKVDAIIFATGFQAAEAVSPFEIRGRNGQLLSDAWEDGAEAYLGTTISGFPNLFMIVGPNTGLGHSSMILMIESQVQYALQGIRYLRKKNIKFMDVRKDVQDRFNAEIQDRLSRSVWTTGGCVSWYNTSTGRNTTLWPGFTFEFKARTFFLRSKDYEFVRVDGKAKKPSFGSRFSMALNATFG from the coding sequence ATGACAGCTCAAACATTAGAAAGACCGAGCGTGAATCAAACAGCCCAAGCGGAAAAGATTTTAGATGTTCTCATCATTGGGACCGGATTTGCAGGACTCTGTATGGGGATCCGACTAAAGAAGGCGGGAATAGGATCTTTTGTTATTTTAGAAAAAGGGAATGGTGTAGGAGGGACCTGGAGAGAAAATACCTACCCGGGTGCTGCCTGCGACGTACAGTCTCACCTTTATTCCTTCTCCTTTGCTCCCAAATCGAATTGGTCCAGATTATTCGGTCCTCAAAGAGAGATCCTAGATTATATGAACGATTGCACCGATCGCTTCGGAATCAGATCTCATATTCGCACGAATGTAGAGGTGAACGGGGCCCGCTTCGACGAGAAACTTGGGATCTGGGAGATCAGCACTGCTAACGGAGAAGTATATAAAGCAAAGGCGGTTGTAAGTGGAACCGGTGGTTTGAGCCGTCCAGTTCTTCCGAATATCAAAGGGATCGATACATTCAAAGGCGCAAAATTCCATTCTGCAAAGTGGGATCATAATTATAACTTGGAAGGAAAAACGGTAGCAGTGATCGGAACAGGAGCGAGTGCGATCCAGATCGTACCTACCATCGCTCCGATCGTGGGTACCTTAAAACTTTTTCAGAGAACTCCTCCTTGGATCATTCCGAAACCGGATGCACAGATCGGAAGTTCCGTAAAAGGGATCTTTAAATTCATTCCTCCTCTTCGTTGGTTGTTCCGAAAAGCGATCTATTGGATCAACGAGATCGGAGTGATCGCATTTGCAATCAATCCGAAGCTTATGAAGATCATAGAGAAATTTGCAAAGAATTTCATCGCAAAGAGTATTCCAAATCCGGAATTAAGGCAGAAACTAACTCCGACGTATACGATTGGTTGTAAACGGATCCTTCTCTCCAACGATTATTACCCCGCCTTGAATAGAGAGAATGTCGAGCTGGTCACAGACGGGATCGAAGAGATCACAGCTTCCGGCGTCAAGACTAAGGATGGAAAGGAACACAAGGTAGATGCGATCATCTTCGCGACCGGCTTCCAAGCAGCAGAAGCGGTCTCCCCTTTTGAGATACGTGGGAGGAACGGCCAATTACTTTCGGATGCTTGGGAAGATGGAGCGGAAGCGTATCTTGGGACAACTATCTCGGGCTTTCCGAATCTCTTTATGATCGTGGGACCGAATACAGGTTTAGGCCATAGTTCTATGATCCTGATGATCGAATCCCAAGTGCAATACGCTCTGCAAGGAATTCGTTATCTTCGTAAGAAGAATATAAAATTCATGGATGTCCGAAAAGATGTACAAGACCGATTTAACGCTGAGATCCAAGACCGTCTCAGTCGTTCTGTTTGGACCACCGGAGGTTGCGTAAGCTGGTACAATACAAGCACAGGTAGAAATACCACTTTATGGCCCGGATTTACATTCGAGTTTAAGGCAAGGACCTTCTTCCTTCGTTCGAAAGATTATGAGTTTGTTCGAGTAGATGGAAAGGCAAAGAAGCCGAGCTTCGGTTCCAGATTCTCCATGGCACTAAACGCAACCTTCGGTTAA
- a CDS encoding TlyA family RNA methyltransferase: MAKEKIRLDELLLKKGLAEDIAKARSLILSGSVLVNDRMVDKAGLSFQESAEIRIRDIIPKYVSRGAYKLKSAIEKWDLDIKGKLCLDWGASTGGFTQVLLEEGAEFVFAFDVGYGQMASKVAMNPRVIVRDRFHIKDTSWELLTELWSQKSEQEFPREIFLVVDLSFISLETVLPTVAKLKQERPSINWKVVSLFKPQFEVESRYLDKGVLRNPYVRSQILRSFIRFLRKQIGGKFIGAGESPIAGRDGNREILVYWTL, translated from the coding sequence TTGGCAAAAGAAAAAATTAGACTAGATGAGCTGCTGCTTAAGAAGGGTCTTGCAGAAGATATTGCAAAGGCCCGCAGCCTGATCTTATCCGGTTCCGTTCTTGTGAATGATAGAATGGTGGATAAGGCAGGACTTTCCTTCCAAGAATCGGCGGAGATACGGATTCGAGATATCATTCCTAAATATGTGAGTCGCGGAGCTTACAAACTCAAGTCTGCGATCGAAAAATGGGACTTAGATATAAAAGGAAAACTTTGCTTGGACTGGGGAGCTTCCACAGGAGGTTTCACTCAGGTCCTATTGGAAGAAGGAGCCGAATTCGTTTTTGCATTCGATGTAGGCTACGGCCAAATGGCTTCCAAGGTAGCAATGAATCCCAGGGTCATTGTTCGAGATCGCTTCCATATCAAGGATACGAGCTGGGAACTTTTAACGGAACTTTGGTCCCAAAAATCCGAGCAAGAATTCCCCAGAGAGATCTTCTTAGTTGTGGATCTGAGTTTTATTTCTCTGGAAACAGTGCTTCCTACAGTTGCAAAACTAAAACAAGAAAGACCTTCTATAAATTGGAAAGTGGTAAGTCTTTTCAAGCCCCAATTCGAAGTAGAGTCTAGATATTTGGACAAAGGAGTTTTAAGAAATCCTTATGTTCGATCTCAGATACTTCGGTCTTTTATTCGTTTTCTAAGAAAGCAGATCGGTGGGAAATTTATAGGAGCGGGGGAGTCCCCGATCGCCGGGAGAGATGGCAATCGGGAAATCCTGGTTTACTGGACGCTATGA
- a CDS encoding polyprenyl synthetase family protein gives MTNLIQVSELSSQLKRSKERFEEYLEKEAYPQFQKDSTPELADAMEYSLRAGGKRLRPILVFASYGKIDKDSLAIGAALEFIHTYSLIHDDLPSMDDDDFRRGKPSLHKQFSEATAILAGDALQAYAFGWLSRVESTNQNLHKDLLSLLAEGAGAPGMVSGQMYDLLLERNPSSLSGSKEELLVKTHRMKTGALIGASFLMGNRLRADFQTRAKTIGEYGAKLGLLFQITDDILDIEGTKEDLGKTPGKDNRSGKITYPSLYGMDVCKKMVLTLVAELETLGSEIDSSSKDSLEFTDFFVSLPANIGKRKN, from the coding sequence ATGACGAACCTAATCCAAGTGTCGGAACTTTCTTCTCAATTGAAACGATCCAAAGAACGTTTCGAGGAATATCTGGAGAAGGAAGCGTATCCTCAGTTCCAAAAGGATTCCACTCCCGAGCTTGCGGATGCGATGGAATACAGCCTAAGAGCAGGCGGAAAAAGATTAAGACCGATCCTAGTCTTTGCTTCTTACGGAAAGATAGACAAAGACTCTTTAGCCATCGGCGCTGCATTAGAATTCATTCATACATACAGCTTGATCCACGACGATCTTCCTAGCATGGACGATGATGATTTTAGAAGAGGCAAGCCTTCCCTTCATAAACAATTCTCCGAAGCGACCGCTATTCTTGCAGGGGACGCTTTGCAAGCATACGCGTTCGGTTGGTTGTCTCGGGTAGAAAGCACAAATCAGAATCTACACAAGGATCTTCTTTCTCTTTTGGCAGAAGGTGCCGGAGCTCCTGGAATGGTTTCCGGACAAATGTATGATCTACTTTTGGAAAGAAATCCTTCTTCTTTATCCGGAAGTAAAGAAGAGCTTCTTGTCAAAACTCATAGAATGAAGACTGGGGCCTTAATAGGAGCTTCCTTTCTGATGGGAAACCGTTTGCGGGCCGATTTTCAGACGAGAGCAAAAACAATAGGCGAGTACGGAGCCAAGTTAGGTTTGTTATTTCAGATCACAGATGATATTCTGGATATAGAAGGAACCAAAGAAGACTTAGGAAAGACCCCCGGCAAGGACAATAGGTCGGGCAAGATCACGTATCCTTCTCTTTATGGGATGGACGTTTGCAAGAAGATGGTGCTGACCCTTGTCGCTGAACTGGAAACCTTGGGATCGGAGATCGATAGTAGTTCTAAGGACTCGCTTGAATTCACAGACTTCTTCGTTTCCCTACCCGCGAACATTGGCAAAAGAAAAAATTAG
- a CDS encoding synaptic vesicle VAT-1 family membrane protein, which produces MIRSVYRVDTKGSLDSLERRDEELPPPADNEVTVEIRAIGLNFADIFAIQGLYSATPKGSFIPGLEYSGRVIAVGKKVKHFRKNDKIMGVTRFGAYTDYINIDSRYVFPLPSRWSYEQGAGFLVQGLTAYYALLPLGDLKKGQNVLIHSAAGGVGIYANRIAKKFGAWTLGTVGNHSKISLLEKEGYDAWIIRSSRFPEELKSALGGRELNLVLECIGGKIFKASYETLAPMGRMVVYGSASFMSQGDRVNWLTLAWRYLTRPKVDTLEIVSDNKAVLGFNLIWLYEKVDELTTHLKGLLKLNLDPPHIDSVYPFVDLPDAVRHFQTGNTTGKVVISVDPVK; this is translated from the coding sequence ATGATTCGCTCCGTTTATCGAGTCGATACCAAGGGTTCCCTGGATTCCTTAGAGAGAAGGGATGAGGAACTTCCTCCACCAGCAGACAACGAAGTAACTGTAGAGATCCGTGCCATCGGATTGAACTTCGCGGATATTTTTGCCATCCAAGGATTGTATAGTGCGACTCCTAAAGGCTCCTTTATTCCGGGTCTGGAATATTCAGGCAGAGTGATCGCAGTCGGAAAGAAGGTGAAACACTTTCGAAAGAACGACAAGATCATGGGAGTCACTCGCTTCGGGGCATATACGGACTATATCAATATAGATTCCAGATATGTCTTTCCTCTTCCTTCCAGATGGAGCTACGAACAAGGCGCCGGTTTTTTGGTCCAAGGGCTGACTGCGTATTATGCTCTTCTTCCCTTAGGCGATCTGAAGAAGGGACAAAACGTTTTGATCCACAGTGCTGCCGGTGGAGTGGGGATCTACGCGAACAGGATCGCAAAGAAATTCGGTGCCTGGACTTTAGGAACTGTAGGAAATCATTCTAAGATCTCTCTCTTGGAAAAAGAAGGATACGATGCTTGGATCATCCGTTCTTCTCGTTTCCCGGAAGAATTGAAATCCGCTCTCGGCGGAAGGGAACTGAACTTAGTATTAGAATGCATAGGTGGCAAGATCTTCAAGGCAAGCTATGAAACCTTGGCTCCCATGGGAAGAATGGTAGTCTATGGTTCTGCTTCTTTTATGAGCCAAGGAGATAGAGTGAATTGGCTCACTCTGGCTTGGCGTTATCTTACCCGTCCTAAAGTGGATACATTGGAGATCGTTTCGGATAACAAAGCAGTGCTTGGATTTAATTTGATCTGGCTCTACGAAAAAGTGGATGAATTAACCACTCATCTGAAAGGTTTACTAAAATTGAATTTGGATCCTCCTCATATCGATTCCGTATATCCTTTCGTGGATCTTCCCGACGCAGTTCGACATTTCCAAACGGGGAATACTACCGGTAAAGTTGTGATCTCAGTCGATCCTGTTAAATGA
- a CDS encoding dienelactone hydrolase family protein: MNRIFSLFIVFVLATGSLTAKVKTQVIEYKQGDTTLEGFVAYPEGAKNAPGIVLVHDWMGLGENTKMRAEQLAALGYVAFAADIYGKGNRPGNMQEASKLAGTFREGDRKLLRARAQAALDALKSQKGVDQDSLAVLGYCFGGTTALELARSGAPLKGTISFHGGLSTNKTEDAKNIKGKVLALHGADDPFVKADEVAGFQDEMRKAGVDWQFVSYGGAVHSFTIKEAGNDNSKGAAYNEKADKRSWAELKNFLKEIFPR, encoded by the coding sequence ATGAATCGGATCTTTTCGTTATTTATCGTTTTCGTTTTAGCAACAGGTTCTTTGACCGCAAAAGTAAAAACCCAAGTAATAGAGTACAAGCAAGGTGATACAACCTTAGAAGGTTTCGTCGCTTATCCAGAAGGAGCAAAAAACGCACCCGGGATCGTGCTCGTTCACGACTGGATGGGGCTCGGAGAGAATACTAAGATGAGAGCCGAGCAATTGGCTGCATTAGGTTATGTTGCTTTTGCCGCGGATATCTACGGAAAAGGAAATCGTCCCGGAAATATGCAAGAGGCTTCTAAGCTCGCCGGAACTTTCAGAGAAGGGGACCGTAAATTATTAAGGGCCAGGGCCCAGGCTGCGTTAGACGCATTAAAGTCTCAGAAAGGTGTGGACCAAGATAGTTTGGCTGTATTAGGCTATTGCTTTGGCGGGACCACCGCTCTAGAATTAGCAAGAAGTGGTGCGCCATTAAAAGGCACTATTAGCTTTCATGGTGGACTTTCCACGAATAAGACCGAGGACGCCAAGAATATCAAAGGAAAGGTCCTGGCACTTCATGGTGCGGACGACCCGTTTGTGAAGGCGGATGAGGTCGCAGGCTTCCAAGATGAAATGAGAAAGGCTGGAGTAGACTGGCAATTCGTTTCGTACGGTGGAGCGGTCCATTCCTTCACGATCAAGGAAGCTGGAAACGACAACTCCAAAGGCGCCGCATACAATGAAAAAGCGGACAAACGTTCTTGGGCGGAGCTAAAGAATTTCCTGAAAGAGATCTTCCCAAGATAA
- a CDS encoding GlcG/HbpS family heme-binding protein, producing MSYSTQAQTLTYGPVISLEQAKKVFAAAEAEAKKNQWLMTIAIVDSGGNLVLLQRMDNANIGTVEIARGKATTANNFKRPTRSLEEAVEKGGIGLRLLAVPGVFPLEGGELILLDGKIIGAIGVSGAQSFQDGQVAKAGVAALTAK from the coding sequence ATGAGTTACTCGACCCAAGCTCAGACCCTAACCTATGGACCGGTGATCTCTTTAGAACAAGCCAAGAAAGTATTTGCTGCAGCCGAAGCCGAGGCGAAGAAGAACCAGTGGTTGATGACGATCGCGATCGTTGACTCGGGTGGGAATTTGGTGCTCCTGCAAAGAATGGACAACGCGAATATAGGAACAGTAGAGATCGCAAGAGGAAAGGCGACTACCGCAAATAATTTCAAGAGACCAACTCGATCCTTGGAAGAAGCGGTAGAAAAAGGAGGGATTGGACTGAGACTCTTAGCAGTGCCGGGAGTATTTCCATTAGAAGGTGGAGAGTTAATCCTCTTGGATGGCAAGATCATCGGAGCGATCGGAGTCTCAGGAGCTCAATCCTTCCAAGACGGACAAGTTGCTAAAGCAGGAGTCGCTGCCCTTACCGCAAAATAA